GACCAATAGTTATCATCATATTGTAAATTTGAATCGAAAGAGATTAATCTATCACTAAATTTCAATGAGAACATTTGATGCGCCATTTTTTCTTCCTGTCAGGATAAGCCTCTTTTTTCTCATTGTTTTTGGAACTTTCTCAACATTGCAGTCTATAGACCAAAAAAGTTTACCTATTGGACCATCCCAACGGaatgattatgaaaataaCAGTTGGGTTGAAATTAAGGGTGGGGGTGCAAAAGTAACAGCTTCCTGGATGCATTTGCTTCTAGCAACACTTTCAATTGGCTTTTCATTGGAACTTCTGTTTTCGTGCTCCTTACTTCACTGGCAGGCTACTTACAAACGCAGCTATGGAAGGTTTCTAtctgtttttccttcttaCTGGTCATAATTCTTAAGCTTTGCCTCAGTATGTCAATTTCTGTGTCtctcttatatttttcttgctCCATTGAAGCCACTTGTTCTTTGAGGGCCTTTATGGTCTCCTCCTTTGCTAGCAATTCCGTTTGTAGTGCTTCTGTTCTCTCATTCGCTCCCCAGTACAATCCATCTCCTATCAAAGCAAGTATTGAGCGCCTGTTAGTGATCGAAAATCCAAATCTGCTCGACTAATCTTAAATTCTCAACTTGAACATAGTTTAACtagttaagatatatatatagactacaaaatttagaaacaaaaggaaattTACAATAGGCATACCATTATGTGTTCTCTGAATTAGGTCATCGAGCTCAATTTTGATAGCGTGATAAAGTTGCTTCCATTTCTCAATGGCTTCATCTCTGCGTGCTCTTTCCTGTTGTATCTGCTCAAAGATGGTATTTGGAGTTCTTTCAATCTCCCATTCTGTTGCAGTCTTCTCTCCAAAATTTCCCTCTTCAATCTCTGTCATCCTCTCTTTTACCTTCTTCCTCAACATCTTCACCTCCTCTctgagtttcttcttctctgttttccAATCTGCTTCCTTAAATGCAAACATCACCATGTCCTTTTCATGGGCTTTGACCTCTTTATCCATCTCAGACATTACTCCTCTCACTTCCTCCCTAAGCAGCcttatcttttctttcaatCCTCCAACATCATCATCACAAATATTGCTCCCACCCTTGCTTGAGCACACACCCATCTTAGTGAAGCCTTTGCTTCTTCAGCCTTTCTGGGTTGCCGAGTTTGTTTTCAAGCTGGTCTTATAGATAGAAATTGAGGGACAAAGATGTGTTTGATGTGAACTCTGTCCAAAAGCTCTTCCATAAGAGAGCTGCATTTGAGGTATCTATATTGGCTTCGCTTATCCCCTGCTCTTACTTAGCTAGCTCTCTCAGAGTTAATGATTAGTGGAAATGTCTATGAGACTCGTGAACGGCTGTCACTGTATGATTTTATACATGAAAAAACAGGGAGATTTGACCTGTGACCCCATTGGAATTAAGAATCTGATATGTGTTAACTCACATGAGAAAGTTTTACAAAAAACTTAATCACGCTCATATTATTTGGTAACTTTAGGTAGATTTCTGGCACTTTTTAAGAGGGCCTACAAGCTTTGAAACTTGGAAAAAGTATTAATAGTGGTGTTGTACTTggacattttttcttttctttttatttttaattctttctaCGCTTATTGCATGACAGGTAAGTTTCTCTTGTCCACACATATCATAGCCGATGGACACTTCgtttgaactttttcttatgtttattttagcaaaattcaatttattaagTTATTATATCGTCGTATGCTCTCTTCGTTAAAGATTCGAGTCTCCACTTTAACGTATCATTGAACTTGAAAGAAATAACTAgaatttcttttagtttaGACGAttcttcagaaaaaaaaaaaaaaaaaaaaaaaaaaaaaaaaaaaaaaaaaaaaaNTTGCTCACACTTTTAGCAACTGGAAAATTCTGCGTTACCAACCTCTGCACCAAATGGGAATGAGTTGTAAAAGAATAGATTGGTTTAATGGTTAATACTAAACACAGTAACTTAGAGTAGAATGGGCATACATTTCTGAGGCGAAATAACGACAAATTTGAATTGGGATGGTTACCGACAAACCATAAAAGATTAGGTTTAATTTTGTCATAGGATTCCTTGGCTGAAAACGATTGCACTGATGGTGAGCTGGAACCAAACTTCCACTCAAGAATGCATTTTGAGCTTCTTTCCGGCGACCTGCTGTGATGGCTACGTGTTTGCCTTAAACTGGTAAGAGTAAATTTCTtagtttcaaaattgtttcattttcaaccGGACCCATAAATTcttaaagtaattaattagttCATTTTGGCGTAGCGATGAGGGCTGTGGTGGCCAACTTACAgtgacaaaaagaaaaagtgaatgGTGCCCCCCGTCGCACAAACAACAGGTACTTGCTCATTATAATTGTTCTTGTTAGTTAATGCCTTACACCCATGTGATACTAAATTCTAAGacgaataaatattttgtatatgagatttgattttgatatatatatatatatatatttgtgtgtatattatatatttcttgtGTGGGTGTGAATCGAGATTATGAAAGGTGAGATAGAGGTCTATGTGTATCCACCTCTATCCTTAGCTTCAGAGTATCACAATTTGGTAGGACTTAAGAGACttgccttttttttctaagttcAATAATTACGCATGGAATCGATAGTATTATACGGTTTGAAAAACTATctacatttattatttgttagaaaaaaattaattataatatgagataaaaaataaaatagtataaaTGTTCTTTAAAAGGATTAAGTCTACCATAgtattagaaattttttaaaattaaatcgtGAATGTTTGAGACAGTAACAAGTATCTTATTCATGACTGAGGAATATTCATCTCCCTTTCATTCGGAAGATTTTAGAGCTTATATACTATTTTCTAAGGTGGATGTACTTTTTGGAAGTTGCTGAAAAAGTTTGACTTTTAAAGCAGTGTAGATTATGATGTGATATTA
This sequence is a window from Cucurbita pepo subsp. pepo cultivar mu-cu-16 chromosome LG04, ASM280686v2, whole genome shotgun sequence. Protein-coding genes within it:
- the LOC111793219 gene encoding uncharacterized protein LOC111793219 isoform X2; this encodes MRTFDAPFFLPVRISLFFLIVFGTFSTLQSIDQKSLPIGPSQRNDYENNSWVEIKGGGAKVTASWMHLLLATLSIGFSLELLFSCSLLHWQATYKRSYGRIPWLKTIALMVSWNQTSTQECILSFFPATCCDGYVFALNCDEGCGGQLTVTKRKSEWCPPSHKQQLLFTSSPRLSPSVCRLQDY
- the LOC111793219 gene encoding uncharacterized protein LOC111793219 isoform X1, with amino-acid sequence MRTFDAPFFLPVRISLFFLIVFGTFSTLQSIDQKSLPIGPSQRNDYENNSWVEIKGGGAKVTASWMHLLLATLSIGFSLELLFSCSLLHWQATYKRSYGRIPWLKTIALMVSWNQTSTQECILSFFPATCCDGYVFALNCSFWRSDEGCGGQLTVTKRKSEWCPPSHKQQLLFTSSPRLSPSVCRLQDY
- the LOC111793218 gene encoding uncharacterized protein LOC111793218 → MGVCSSKGGSNICDDDVGGLKEKIRLLREEVRGVMSEMDKEVKAHEKDMVMFAFKEADWKTEKKKLREEVKMLRKKVKERMTEIEEGNFGEKTATEWEIERTPNTIFEQIQQERARRDEAIEKWKQLYHAIKIELDDLIQRTHNGDGLYWGANERTEALQTELLAKEETIKALKEQVASMEQEKYKRDTEIDILRQSLRIMTSKKEKQIETFHSCVCK